One window of Gymnogyps californianus isolate 813 chromosome 10, ASM1813914v2, whole genome shotgun sequence genomic DNA carries:
- the MOGAT1 gene encoding 2-acylglycerol O-acyltransferase 1, with protein sequence MKVEFAPINIPLKRRIQTVAVLQWIFSFLLLAEFCCGFFVILILGNFWFLAVLYLLWLYLDWETPCTGGRRSQWVRSWTVWKYFREYFPIHLIKTSDLSPNHNYLLGFHPHGVLVAGAFGNFCTGPSFKNLFPGLTPYLHIMPIWFGCPFFREYIMSAGMVSASKESVSYVLSNEGGGHASIIVIGGAEESLNAHPGSLTLNILKRKGFIKMALKHGAHLVPVFSFGENELFKQVANPKGSWLRNVQEKLQKIMGFALPLFHARGVFQYSFGLIPYRQPIHTVVGSPIPVKRNLNPTTEEIEQLHALYLQKLRKLFEEHKRNYGIPEHKSLIFE encoded by the exons ATGAAGGTCGAGTTTGCCCCCATCAACATCCCCCTAAAGAGGAGGATCCAGACAGTCGCCGTGCTGCAGTGgatcttctccttcctcctgctgg CAGAGTTTTGCTGTGGATTCTTCGTGATCCTGATCCTGGGCAACTTCTGGTTCCTCGCTGTTCTGTACCTGCTGTGGCTCTACCTCGACTGGGAAACGCCATGCACAGGGGGCAGACGGTCCCAGTGGGTCAGAAGCTGGACTGTTTGGAAGTACTTTAGGGAATACTTTCCCATTCAC CTTATAAAAACTTCAGATCTGAGTCCAAATCACAACTACTTACTTGGCTTTCACCCTCATGGAGTCCTGGTAGCTGGAGCCTTTGGAAACTTTTGCACCGGTCCAAGtttcaaaaatttatttcctggGCTTACTCCATATCTTCATATCATGCCCATCTGGTTTGGCTGTCCCTTCTTCAGAGAATACATAATGAGTGCTG GAATGGTTTCTGCATCCAAGGAGAGCGTCTCATACGTGCTGAGTAACGAAGGAGGTGGCCACGCGTCCATCATTGTGATCGGAGGAGCAGAGGAATCTCTGAATGCACATCCTGGAAGTTTAACTTTGAACATCCTCAAGAGGAAGGGCTTTATTAAAATGGCCTTGAAACATGG GGCTCATCTGGTCccagtgttttcctttggtGAAAATGAACTATTCAAGCAAGTTGCAAACCCCAAAGGTTCATGGCTCAGAAATGTACAGGAGAAGCTGCAAAAGATAATGGGCTTTGCTTTACCGCTGTTCCATGCTAGAGGAGTATTTCAATACAGTTTTGGCTTAATACCTTACAGGCAACCTATTCATACTGTTG TGGGAAGCCCCATCCCTGTAAAACGGAACTTGAACCCCACCACTGAAGAGATTGAGCAGCTACATGCATTGTATCTACAGAAactaagaaaattatttgaagaacACAAAAGGAATTATGGGATCCCTGAGCATAAATCTCTCATCTTCGAGTAG